Proteins found in one Thermodesulfobacteriota bacterium genomic segment:
- a CDS encoding prepilin-type N-terminal cleavage/methylation domain-containing protein — MNDKGFTMIELMISVAIFALVIGGLTLALTQQQKQNNVTQEAVDLDQTARATLDYLSTEIRNAVSRQGKTFSLSFVNGGSTVANPCADNTADGGTEDSPPDCLTIYTWDITKGQDGENLPSIAANVQTVSPTPPLVLQLPLEWFNGNILIGETQENVNVNLGFRSRINLCNPTNPGVCGTNPELCTECAAILRATVNGATKQATIADSPNSIIAQNFRNTPYTSLDDFINNAFIPGISTQVSEMTIVQSKALRVDPANRELEMSLNGGPFQPIAGGVDAPGIVDIQYVFNLQDPDGGITKVGVPLDAANRMYPDFESDPSLVGREKDIRSVEIYLITRSKVIPQLIRGGTLPVQTIPQVGDVLERTTDHASFGENSTGVGFMYRTFSTTVYVRNMAREEFG; from the coding sequence ATGAACGATAAAGGCTTTACTATGATTGAGCTTATGATATCGGTAGCTATTTTTGCTTTGGTCATAGGCGGGTTAACTTTGGCACTTACGCAGCAGCAGAAACAGAATAATGTGACTCAGGAAGCGGTGGATTTAGACCAGACGGCAAGAGCTACTTTAGACTATTTATCGACTGAGATTAGAAATGCAGTCTCAAGACAAGGAAAAACCTTTTCATTGTCATTCGTAAATGGTGGAAGCACGGTGGCCAATCCGTGTGCGGATAATACTGCGGACGGAGGGACTGAAGATTCTCCGCCGGATTGTCTCACCATATACACGTGGGATATTACAAAAGGACAGGATGGCGAAAATCTGCCATCAATTGCGGCTAATGTTCAAACCGTATCTCCAACTCCGCCCTTAGTTTTGCAGCTTCCTTTGGAATGGTTCAACGGGAATATTCTAATCGGGGAGACACAAGAGAATGTCAATGTGAACCTTGGATTCAGGTCACGAATCAATCTCTGCAATCCAACCAATCCAGGTGTATGTGGAACTAACCCCGAGCTTTGTACTGAATGTGCCGCTATATTGAGGGCCACAGTCAACGGAGCTACGAAGCAGGCAACAATAGCGGATAGCCCAAATTCCATAATAGCACAGAATTTTCGAAATACCCCTTATACCAGCCTTGATGATTTCATAAATAACGCTTTCATACCAGGAATATCTACTCAGGTCTCTGAAATGACCATAGTCCAATCAAAGGCTTTGAGGGTTGACCCGGCCAATAGAGAACTGGAAATGTCTCTGAATGGGGGTCCATTTCAACCTATAGCCGGAGGTGTTGATGCTCCGGGAATAGTGGATATCCAATATGTTTTCAATCTTCAAGACCCGGACGGCGGGATTACCAAAGTGGGAGTTCCTCTCGATGCGGCTAACAGGATGTATCCCGATTTTGAGTCTGACCCGAGTCTGGTTGGTAGAGAGAAAGATATAAGAAGCGTCGAGATATATCTAATTACCAGGTCTAAAGTAATACCTCAATTAATAAGGGGGGGAACGCTACCGGTTCAGACAATACCCCAGGTTGGGGATGTCCTTGAAAGGACTACCGACCACGCTTCTTTCGGAGAAAACTCAACAGGGGTTGGATTTATGTACAGGACATTTTCCACCACTGTTTATGTAAGAAATATGGCAAGGGAGGAATTTGGTTGA
- a CDS encoding prepilin-type N-terminal cleavage/methylation domain-containing protein: protein MSRIKNQNGFTLLEILVAVFIMALGFLAAAQMQFLSLRQKQLAEQGTVATNVIQFVSDTDMAEAKRLYLYNANAYVQAQAGKIPNTDYCSGSTNSACGECPCDPLEAITPNPANGITETTCAAVDINNFNPNNLNFRTTVTQCKADGAVISGTGSTPLYAVKQVTTTQDVLNGVTTFVVAVTYAVKTPAQFDETGITSVSLSDSLVSQTYEITANRADFSNFIPGWNAVNVPHVP, encoded by the coding sequence ATGTCAAGGATCAAGAACCAAAATGGATTTACCCTTCTGGAGATTCTGGTCGCAGTTTTCATAATGGCACTAGGGTTTTTGGCTGCGGCCCAGATGCAATTCCTCTCGCTAAGGCAAAAGCAACTGGCGGAACAGGGAACCGTTGCTACCAACGTCATACAGTTTGTGAGTGATACGGATATGGCGGAGGCGAAGCGACTATATTTGTATAATGCTAACGCATATGTACAAGCTCAGGCCGGAAAAATTCCTAATACCGATTACTGCAGCGGCTCGACCAACTCTGCCTGCGGTGAATGTCCATGCGACCCATTAGAAGCTATAACACCAAATCCTGCCAATGGAATCACAGAAACCACATGTGCGGCCGTCGATATAAATAACTTTAATCCCAACAACCTGAATTTCAGGACAACGGTAACACAGTGTAAAGCGGATGGTGCGGTAATTTCCGGGACTGGCAGCACGCCACTCTATGCCGTGAAGCAAGTTACAACCACACAAGATGTACTGAACGGGGTCACAACATTTGTGGTAGCTGTCACCTATGCGGTGAAGACCCCGGCGCAATTTGATGAGACCGGCATAACCAGTGTCAGTTTGAGTGATTCTCTTGTGAGCCAGACATACGAAATCACTGCAAACAGGGCAGATTTTTCTAATTTTATTCCCGGCTGGAACGCGGTTAATGTTCCGCATGTACCTTAG
- the metG gene encoding methionine--tRNA ligase, producing the protein MSKTFYVTTPIYYVNDVPHIGHAYTTVAADVIARFRRLVGDRVFFLTGTDEHGQKIERVALASGEKPIELADRVVQRFKGLWEKLNIQNDDFIRTTEERHKKAVLELFRRVNSRGDIYLGEYEDWYCVFDETFWTETQLGGSRTCPDCGRPVERLKEESYFFRLSKYEKPLLEFYENNPDFVQPSFRKNEVVSFVRGGLRDLSISRTSFSWGIPIPDKPKHVIYVWFDALTNYITAAGFPEDGGRFEEIWPADVHLVGKDILRFHAVYWPAFLMSAGLTPPRKVFAHGWWTVEGEKMSKSKGNVVDPYAVVDEFGADALRYFLLREVPFGLDGDFSRGALVGRINGDLANGLGNLVSRSLGLIEKYFQGKIPAPSSLEPIDARIQKKALATSEQVDEAMNEVAFHKALGAIWDFIAFVNKYVDESAPWALGKSGNKERLGSVLWTLVESIRVIAILISPFMPKSAETIWNKIGFPEPIESQSFTKAKEWGVVKSGWLIEKGASLFPRFDDK; encoded by the coding sequence ATGTCTAAAACCTTCTACGTTACAACCCCAATTTATTACGTAAACGACGTTCCACATATCGGCCATGCCTACACTACCGTTGCTGCCGACGTGATAGCCCGGTTTAGAAGGCTCGTCGGCGACCGGGTTTTTTTCCTTACCGGCACGGATGAACACGGGCAGAAGATAGAAAGAGTGGCCTTAGCATCCGGCGAGAAACCGATTGAGCTTGCCGACAGGGTGGTGCAGAGATTCAAAGGTTTATGGGAGAAGCTGAATATACAGAACGATGACTTCATCAGGACTACTGAGGAAAGACATAAGAAAGCTGTGCTTGAACTGTTCCGTAGGGTAAACAGTCGTGGTGATATATATCTGGGGGAATACGAGGACTGGTACTGCGTATTCGACGAAACATTCTGGACGGAAACTCAGCTCGGTGGTTCAAGGACATGCCCCGACTGTGGCCGTCCGGTGGAGAGGCTGAAGGAGGAAAGTTATTTCTTTAGATTATCCAAATACGAAAAGCCTCTTTTGGAATTCTATGAGAACAATCCTGATTTTGTCCAGCCGTCTTTCAGAAAAAACGAGGTCGTCAGCTTCGTGAGAGGAGGGCTTCGCGACCTCAGCATAAGCCGTACATCCTTCTCCTGGGGGATCCCCATTCCCGATAAGCCAAAGCATGTAATCTATGTGTGGTTTGATGCGCTTACGAACTACATAACTGCGGCTGGGTTCCCCGAAGATGGGGGAAGGTTCGAAGAAATTTGGCCAGCGGATGTACATCTTGTGGGAAAGGACATACTCCGCTTTCACGCAGTTTACTGGCCCGCCTTTCTTATGTCTGCGGGATTGACTCCGCCGCGAAAGGTGTTTGCCCATGGCTGGTGGACTGTGGAGGGGGAAAAGATGTCTAAATCAAAAGGAAACGTCGTGGACCCCTATGCGGTTGTGGACGAATTTGGTGCTGATGCCCTCAGATATTTCCTTTTAAGAGAAGTTCCATTCGGTCTTGATGGGGATTTTTCGAGGGGTGCACTGGTCGGCAGGATAAATGGCGACCTGGCCAACGGGCTAGGTAATTTGGTCAGCCGCTCCCTAGGCTTGATAGAGAAATACTTCCAGGGCAAAATTCCTGCTCCCTCTTCCTTAGAACCTATCGATGCAAGGATTCAGAAAAAAGCCCTTGCCACCTCGGAGCAGGTGGACGAAGCTATGAATGAGGTGGCTTTCCATAAAGCTCTTGGCGCCATATGGGATTTTATAGCCTTTGTGAACAAATATGTAGACGAGTCCGCACCTTGGGCTCTTGGAAAATCCGGGAATAAAGAAAGGCTCGGGTCTGTTCTCTGGACACTGGTTGAATCGATCAGAGTAATCGCTATTTTGATATCCCCTTTCATGCCCAAGTCTGCTGAAACGATCTGGAATAAGATTGGATTCCCTGAGCCGATCGAATCTCAGAGTTTTACAAAGGCTAAAGAATGGGGTGTAGTTAAGTCGGGATGGCTCATAGAAAAAGGAGCCAGCCTATTTCCCAGGTTCGATGATAAATGA